Proteins found in one Saccharopolyspora phatthalungensis genomic segment:
- a CDS encoding LysR family transcriptional regulator, whose amino-acid sequence MLNFIHLQTLQAVLATGSLSAAGKKLGYTTSAVSQQIAALERSLGVKLFERGPRNLWPTAAAQQVSEVAAAILARLDEFETEMRGAARGDRGRLRLGSFPTVGAQLLPKALARLLDQYPHAEFTVHDEGQSAAVVDAVRAMRADLGLVFEYDAVPATWPDDLTVHPVLDEEMVVLAGANRGDPLPETVDLASLSDEIWAANRPDSTGRSNLEHWCALSGFAPEVRFETNDYDVIRGIVRESLGIALVPALALGVDHTITMHRISGNKPRRKVRAIHRSADPNPLLPHALAAIAAATDAFIAFTTSGFSTDTVHAPLATRTYQTR is encoded by the coding sequence ATGCTCAACTTCATCCACCTCCAGACACTGCAAGCCGTGCTTGCCACAGGCTCGTTGAGTGCGGCGGGCAAGAAGCTCGGGTACACGACGTCGGCCGTTTCGCAGCAGATCGCCGCTCTCGAACGGAGCCTGGGCGTCAAGCTGTTCGAACGGGGTCCCCGCAACCTGTGGCCCACCGCGGCTGCCCAGCAGGTCAGCGAAGTAGCAGCGGCGATCCTCGCCCGGCTGGACGAGTTTGAGACCGAGATGCGCGGCGCCGCCCGCGGTGACCGCGGGCGGCTCCGCCTCGGCTCCTTCCCCACGGTCGGGGCGCAACTGCTGCCGAAGGCGCTCGCGCGGCTCCTGGACCAGTACCCACACGCCGAGTTCACCGTCCACGACGAGGGGCAGTCCGCCGCAGTCGTCGACGCGGTGCGAGCGATGCGCGCGGATCTCGGGCTGGTATTCGAATACGACGCCGTGCCGGCGACATGGCCGGACGATCTGACGGTCCACCCCGTGCTCGACGAGGAGATGGTCGTGCTCGCCGGGGCGAATCGCGGCGATCCGTTGCCGGAGACCGTCGATCTGGCTTCCCTTTCGGACGAAATCTGGGCCGCCAACCGGCCGGATTCGACCGGACGGTCGAATCTCGAGCACTGGTGCGCGCTGAGCGGATTCGCCCCGGAGGTTCGATTCGAAACCAACGACTACGACGTGATCCGCGGCATCGTCCGGGAAAGTCTCGGCATCGCCCTGGTACCGGCGTTGGCCCTGGGGGTGGATCACACGATCACCATGCATCGCATCTCCGGGAACAAGCCGCGACGGAAAGTCCGGGCGATTCACCGCTCCGCGGACCCCAATCCCCTCCTGCCGCACGCGCTCGCGGCGATCGCCGCGGCGACCGACGCGTTCATCGCGTTCACCACCAGCGGATTCTCCACCGACACGGTACACGCGCCGCTGGCCACGAGGACTTACCAAACGCGTTGA
- a CDS encoding enolase C-terminal domain-like protein, with protein MSPKIVGFDVWHVPVRLRRGHVMSFGTAVTADLIVVRAAADDGTSGWGEVTLLGGPHWSEESAESVVATLTRYLLPALVGRAIHAVCGLVDAHAGIRRNRFAKAAVDIALADLRARVLGIPLGALWGGHRPEPVPLSWSLAGGTVEQDIAEAAERQAAGIGIFKIKAGALPLRAELARITAIREALGPDVSLRIDANQGWTRAQAGSALPVLEQLDIAFVEQPVAADDMAGMTALQAATRIPIAADESLQTLADATTLANSDAARVFVYKPAKHGSLEQARHVAAVAESSGIEGYLGCMIESSIGTAAYLAFAGSGVSLSYGCELFGPQLLVDDLVHVGVRYERGTVLPPSGPGLGIEVDADKVRALARTHHHVTGTSFD; from the coding sequence ATGAGCCCGAAGATCGTCGGCTTCGACGTTTGGCACGTTCCGGTCCGGCTGCGCCGAGGACACGTGATGTCCTTTGGTACTGCGGTGACGGCGGACCTGATCGTCGTCCGCGCCGCCGCTGACGACGGAACCAGCGGGTGGGGTGAGGTTACCCTGCTCGGCGGGCCGCATTGGTCGGAGGAAAGCGCCGAGTCTGTCGTCGCGACGCTCACCCGGTACCTCTTGCCGGCTCTGGTCGGTCGTGCGATCCACGCGGTGTGCGGCTTGGTCGACGCTCACGCTGGCATCCGCCGCAACCGGTTCGCCAAGGCGGCGGTGGACATCGCCCTCGCGGACCTGCGCGCCCGCGTTCTCGGCATTCCCCTGGGCGCCCTCTGGGGCGGCCACCGTCCGGAGCCGGTACCGCTGAGCTGGAGCCTGGCCGGCGGCACGGTCGAGCAGGACATCGCCGAAGCGGCCGAGCGGCAGGCCGCCGGAATCGGCATCTTCAAGATCAAGGCCGGTGCGCTACCGCTTCGAGCCGAACTGGCTCGCATCACGGCCATCCGGGAAGCGCTGGGGCCCGACGTCTCGCTGCGCATCGACGCCAACCAGGGCTGGACCCGCGCGCAGGCCGGAAGTGCTCTGCCAGTCCTGGAGCAGCTCGACATCGCGTTCGTCGAGCAACCCGTCGCCGCCGACGACATGGCGGGGATGACCGCATTGCAGGCCGCGACCCGGATACCGATCGCCGCGGACGAGTCCCTGCAGACGCTCGCCGATGCGACGACCCTCGCCAACTCCGATGCGGCTCGCGTGTTCGTCTACAAGCCGGCCAAGCACGGCAGTCTTGAGCAGGCGCGCCACGTCGCTGCCGTGGCCGAGTCGTCGGGTATCGAGGGCTATCTCGGATGCATGATCGAGAGCAGCATCGGAACCGCCGCCTACCTGGCGTTCGCCGGTTCGGGAGTTTCGCTGTCCTACGGCTGCGAGCTGTTCGGCCCGCAACTCCTGGTCGATGATCTCGTGCACGTCGGCGTCCGGTACGAGCGCGGGACGGTCCTGCCCCCATCAGGCCCCGGGCTCGGTATCGAGGTGGACGCGGACAAGGTCCGCGCCCTCGCGCGCACCCACCACCACGTGACCGGAACGTCGTTCGATTAG
- a CDS encoding MFS transporter, which produces MNQKPADLHAPPANAEAAGISAAEQLTQVKRAARASFIGTTIEWYDYFLYGTASALIFPRVFFSNLSPGVATFASLASFSVSWVLRPIGGLIFGHFGDRLSRKKMLVITLIMMGGSTFLIGALPSYAAAGLIAPILLILLRMVQGLALGGEWGGAALIVIEHAPPRRRGLFGSAVQMGVPAGLLLSTGVVALASTLPDEAFFSWGWRMPFLLSIALVAIGYWLRTALEDPKAFRQQVEETRAAQLPIAEVLATAKRKTLLLALVQFACNTGYYVFTVYSGSYATQQLGMPRSFLLEALMIAAVVDLVMQPAFAALSDRIGRKPVYIFGSLFIGAWAFPFFALLDSETQPLVWLAMIGALGIGHASTGGINGPLYTEQYPLRMRYTGASMAFQLSGIVTSTPAPLVAAWVVAATGSTNFVSVYVIAAAVISVISALLLEETYRKRIDE; this is translated from the coding sequence ATGAACCAGAAGCCCGCGGACTTGCACGCGCCACCAGCGAACGCCGAGGCGGCCGGGATCTCCGCCGCCGAACAGCTCACGCAGGTCAAGCGGGCGGCCCGCGCGTCCTTCATCGGCACGACGATCGAATGGTATGACTACTTTCTCTACGGAACGGCGTCGGCGCTGATCTTCCCCCGGGTCTTCTTCAGCAATCTCTCGCCCGGCGTGGCCACCTTCGCGTCGCTGGCCAGCTTCTCGGTCTCCTGGGTCCTGCGACCCATCGGCGGCCTGATCTTCGGCCACTTCGGTGACCGGCTCAGCCGCAAGAAGATGCTGGTGATCACGCTCATCATGATGGGCGGCAGCACTTTCCTCATCGGAGCCCTGCCCTCCTACGCGGCGGCCGGGCTCATCGCGCCGATCCTGCTGATCCTGCTGCGGATGGTGCAGGGCCTGGCATTGGGCGGCGAATGGGGCGGGGCCGCCTTGATCGTCATCGAACACGCACCGCCGAGACGACGTGGCTTGTTCGGCTCTGCGGTCCAGATGGGCGTCCCGGCCGGGCTCTTGCTGTCCACCGGTGTCGTGGCGCTGGCCTCGACACTGCCGGACGAAGCCTTCTTCAGCTGGGGCTGGCGGATGCCGTTCCTGCTCAGCATCGCGTTGGTAGCCATCGGTTACTGGCTGCGCACCGCCCTGGAGGACCCGAAGGCATTCCGGCAGCAGGTGGAGGAAACCAGGGCCGCGCAGCTGCCGATCGCGGAAGTCCTCGCCACGGCCAAACGCAAGACCCTGCTCCTCGCGCTCGTCCAGTTCGCGTGCAACACGGGTTACTACGTGTTCACCGTCTACTCCGGCTCCTACGCGACCCAGCAGTTGGGAATGCCGCGTTCGTTCCTGCTGGAAGCCTTGATGATCGCGGCCGTGGTGGATCTGGTCATGCAGCCCGCCTTCGCCGCGCTGTCGGACCGCATCGGGCGGAAACCCGTTTACATCTTCGGTTCGCTGTTCATCGGCGCCTGGGCCTTCCCGTTCTTCGCCCTGCTCGACTCCGAAACCCAGCCGCTCGTGTGGCTCGCCATGATCGGCGCGCTCGGGATCGGACACGCCTCGACCGGCGGGATCAACGGCCCGCTCTACACCGAGCAGTACCCGTTGCGGATGCGGTACACCGGGGCGTCGATGGCCTTCCAGCTCTCCGGCATCGTGACCAGCACTCCGGCCCCGCTGGTGGCGGCCTGGGTAGTCGCCGCCACGGGAAGCACGAACTTCGTCTCGGTCTACGTCATCGCCGCCGCGGTCATCTCCGTGATAAGCGCACTGCTGCTGGAAGAAACCTACCGAAAGCGCATCGACGAATGA
- a CDS encoding STAS domain-containing protein, with product MDLELTNVGLPDGITLIEVTGEIDVYTAPSLRERLIDAVNGGEFRLIADLTGVDFMDSTGLGVLVGGLKRTRAQGGALVLVCRAERLLKIFRITGLTKVFQIVPDVLSARALFADPEGLAAPPTPDAENVGWHWVPGRIYLSDERDSRSVEDATQRLLDAFGLECVYSFPPVIGSWFGEFLIRLKNSGQLPTKEEQFVKLSRALDLRLLDRQQAEVDAAQGAAVAGLIRSLQHTPRAVVQVGSVLLVKVDDVIVVRNLTQVELAYWERNPALFRDPAAALLELQQANSGAAEVVASASDHEHASAADHTNAR from the coding sequence GTGGATCTGGAACTGACCAACGTTGGACTGCCTGATGGGATCACCCTGATCGAGGTGACTGGTGAGATTGACGTCTACACCGCGCCGAGCCTGCGGGAACGGCTGATCGATGCCGTCAACGGCGGTGAGTTCCGGCTGATCGCGGACCTGACCGGAGTGGATTTCATGGACAGCACCGGGCTCGGGGTTCTGGTCGGCGGCTTGAAACGGACCCGGGCGCAAGGCGGTGCATTGGTCTTGGTATGCCGTGCCGAGCGGCTGCTCAAGATCTTCCGGATCACCGGTCTGACCAAGGTCTTCCAGATCGTGCCCGATGTGCTCTCGGCCCGGGCCCTGTTCGCCGACCCCGAGGGCCTGGCCGCCCCGCCGACCCCGGATGCCGAAAACGTTGGCTGGCACTGGGTTCCCGGCCGGATCTACCTCAGCGACGAGCGGGACAGCCGGAGCGTCGAGGACGCGACGCAGCGGTTGCTCGACGCCTTCGGCCTGGAGTGCGTTTACTCGTTCCCGCCGGTGATCGGCTCGTGGTTCGGCGAGTTCCTGATCCGCTTGAAGAACTCGGGGCAGCTACCGACCAAGGAGGAGCAGTTCGTCAAGCTCAGCCGGGCCCTGGATCTGCGCCTGCTGGACCGGCAGCAGGCCGAGGTCGACGCCGCGCAAGGGGCCGCCGTGGCGGGACTGATCCGGTCGTTGCAACACACCCCGCGCGCGGTTGTGCAGGTCGGCTCGGTGCTCCTGGTCAAGGTGGACGACGTGATCGTGGTGCGCAACCTGACCCAGGTCGAACTCGCGTACTGGGAACGCAACCCCGCGCTGTTCCGCGACCCGGCCGCCGCCCTGCTGGAACTGCAACAAGCGAATTCCGGTGCCGCCGAGGTCGTTGCCTCCGCCAGCGACCACGAACACGCATCGGCCGCCGACCACACGAACGCCCGCTGA
- a CDS encoding DUF7144 family membrane protein gives MTFATLFLLATAVLHIVLGALALSRTAGLNLSTTPVLADYRSLGWGFLFTGIVLIATTFGVRAGQLWARIVGIVLLALSFLNNLALPVGVALSVLIMILDVLTIYAIIAHARSSKPSS, from the coding sequence ATGACCTTCGCGACACTGTTCCTGCTGGCCACCGCGGTCCTGCACATCGTCCTGGGGGCGCTGGCGCTCTCGCGCACGGCCGGCCTAAACCTTTCGACCACGCCCGTCCTGGCGGACTACCGGTCATTGGGCTGGGGTTTCCTGTTCACCGGGATCGTCCTGATCGCGACCACGTTCGGGGTGCGGGCCGGTCAATTGTGGGCTCGCATCGTCGGTATCGTGCTGCTCGCGTTGAGCTTCCTGAACAACCTCGCGCTGCCCGTGGGGGTGGCCCTGTCGGTGTTGATCATGATTCTGGACGTGCTGACCATCTATGCGATCATCGCGCACGCCAGGTCGTCCAAACCGAGCTCCTGA
- a CDS encoding fluoride efflux transporter FluC has translation MKSPESERVDEPADSDVDLSVPARRAVRAHGQFAVVAVVALGGALGATARYGASLWWPSPPGGFGWVTLGINVAGCAAIGVFMVLISDVWTAHRLVRPLVGTGVLGGFTTFSTYAVEAQQLVQTGQAGLSLAYLATTPLAALAAVWAAATATRAVTRRARRGRQA, from the coding sequence GTGAAGTCCCCAGAATCTGAGCGGGTGGATGAGCCCGCCGATTCCGATGTTGATTTGTCGGTGCCCGCGCGGCGTGCGGTGCGGGCGCATGGCCAGTTCGCGGTGGTGGCCGTGGTCGCGCTCGGCGGCGCTCTGGGTGCGACGGCCCGGTATGGCGCGTCGCTGTGGTGGCCGTCCCCGCCGGGCGGCTTCGGTTGGGTCACGTTGGGGATCAACGTGGCCGGGTGCGCGGCGATCGGGGTGTTCATGGTCCTGATCAGCGACGTGTGGACCGCGCACCGGCTGGTGCGGCCGTTGGTCGGCACTGGCGTGCTGGGCGGGTTCACCACCTTTTCCACCTACGCCGTCGAGGCCCAGCAGCTGGTGCAGACCGGGCAGGCCGGGCTGAGCCTGGCCTACCTGGCGACCACGCCGCTGGCCGCCCTCGCGGCGGTATGGGCTGCCGCGACGGCCACCCGCGCGGTGACCCGACGAGCGCGACGCGGGAGGCAGGCATGA
- a CDS encoding DUF190 domain-containing protein: MTRQHSQALRATIFVGENDTWHHKPLFSEIVHRAHASGLAGASVFRGVEGYGASSLIHTTRLLSLSEDLPVAVVIVDRAERVRAFLPQLDELIGEGLVILEHVEAVRYTKEEK, from the coding sequence ATGACACGACAGCACAGCCAGGCTTTGCGGGCGACGATCTTCGTCGGCGAGAACGATACGTGGCACCACAAGCCGTTGTTCAGCGAGATCGTGCACCGCGCGCACGCCTCGGGACTGGCCGGGGCAAGCGTGTTCCGGGGTGTCGAGGGCTACGGCGCGTCCTCGCTGATCCACACCACCCGGCTGCTGTCGCTGAGCGAAGACCTGCCGGTGGCGGTGGTCATCGTCGATCGCGCCGAGCGGGTACGGGCCTTCCTGCCCCAGCTGGACGAGCTGATCGGTGAGGGCCTGGTGATCCTGGAGCACGTCGAGGCGGTCCGGTACACCAAGGAGGAAAAGTGA
- the crcB gene encoding fluoride efflux transporter CrcB: MNWLLVIAGAVVGAPLRYLTDRAVQARHDTVFPWGTFTVNVTGCLILGLLTGAAAAGAAPAAVQLLVGAGLCGALTTYSTFSYETLRLAENGARFFALANVVASVIAGLGAVTLGGMLAQAVWQ; this comes from the coding sequence GTGAACTGGCTGCTGGTGATCGCCGGGGCCGTGGTTGGGGCGCCGCTGCGGTACCTGACCGACCGGGCGGTGCAAGCCCGTCACGACACCGTGTTCCCGTGGGGCACGTTCACCGTCAACGTCACCGGCTGCCTGATCCTGGGGCTGCTCACCGGCGCGGCCGCCGCCGGGGCGGCCCCGGCGGCGGTGCAATTGCTGGTGGGCGCCGGATTGTGCGGGGCGCTGACGACCTACTCCACGTTCTCCTACGAGACGTTACGCCTGGCCGAGAACGGGGCGCGGTTCTTCGCGCTCGCCAATGTGGTGGCCAGCGTGATCGCGGGCCTGGGCGCGGTGACGTTGGGCGGGATGCTGGCGCAAGCGGTGTGGCAGTGA
- a CDS encoding FAD-dependent oxidoreductase, producing the protein MAPDSLLQALREKGRIVIVGASLAGLRAAEQLREEGFAGSLTLIGDEPYEPYDRPPLSKQVLLGWTLPEDTGLGHRRAIDAQWRLGVAATGLDRDGKRVLLADGDEVEFDRLLIATGVRSRPWPHETEAALDGVCVLRTREDTAGLGRRLTRQPNQVLIIWACRGRTSRASGPWSTPWSPASARARTRPSSGARRSRPASTWGSTWPG; encoded by the coding sequence ATGGCCCCTGACAGTCTCCTGCAGGCGCTCCGCGAAAAAGGCCGCATCGTGATCGTCGGTGCGTCGCTGGCCGGTCTGCGCGCTGCCGAGCAACTGCGCGAGGAGGGCTTCGCCGGTTCGCTCACCTTGATCGGGGATGAGCCCTACGAGCCGTATGACCGACCTCCGCTGTCCAAGCAGGTGCTGCTCGGCTGGACGCTGCCCGAGGACACCGGGCTTGGCCACCGGCGCGCGATCGATGCGCAGTGGCGGCTCGGCGTCGCCGCCACCGGGCTCGACCGGGACGGCAAGCGCGTCCTGCTGGCCGACGGGGACGAGGTGGAGTTCGACCGCCTGCTGATCGCCACCGGCGTGCGCTCCCGCCCGTGGCCGCACGAGACCGAGGCCGCGTTGGACGGCGTATGCGTGCTGCGCACCAGGGAGGACACCGCCGGACTCGGACGTCGGCTGACTCGACAACCAAACCAGGTGTTGATCATCTGGGCGTGCCGAGGCAGGACGAGCCGCGCTTCCGGGCCCTGGTCGACGCCGTGGTCGCCGGCCTCAGCCCGGGCCAGGACGCGGCCGAGCAGCGGCGCTCGGCGCAGCAGGCCCGCCTCGACCTGGGGCAGTACCTGGCCGGGCTGA
- a CDS encoding cytochrome P450: protein MVAGLSPGQDAAEQRRSAQQARLDLGQYLAGLIEEHRHHPGDDILSAWITDEGPEGRMSLVELITTAVLLLIAGHETTVNLITNGMLTLLRRPEALDRLGDAPHTAPETVEELLRFEPPVHDRQVAGTAQDRARPVVAQSWSAPGCR, encoded by the coding sequence GTGGTCGCCGGCCTCAGCCCGGGCCAGGACGCGGCCGAGCAGCGGCGCTCGGCGCAGCAGGCCCGCCTCGACCTGGGGCAGTACCTGGCCGGGCTGATCGAGGAGCACCGCCACCACCCCGGCGACGACATTCTCTCCGCGTGGATCACCGACGAGGGGCCGGAAGGACGGATGTCTCTGGTGGAGCTGATCACCACCGCAGTCCTGCTGCTGATCGCCGGCCATGAGACCACAGTCAACCTGATCACCAACGGGATGCTCACCCTCCTGCGCCGCCCCGAAGCGCTGGACCGCTTGGGCGACGCCCCGCACACCGCGCCCGAAACCGTCGAGGAGTTGCTGCGCTTCGAGCCCCCGGTGCATGACCGCCAGGTGGCGGGGACCGCGCAGGACCGGGCTCGGCCGGTCGTAGCCCAGTCTTGGTCGGCGCCGGGGTGTCGATGA